Proteins encoded within one genomic window of Micromonospora halotolerans:
- a CDS encoding Tc toxin subunit A-related protein, translated as MTAPSFHARADRREPETHSWQEWQLSVRFAPHFHPYVRQLLERLIQDSVPGVQDADTGVPALHAALFTDQQFRPQPLVAEPYPVAELDFDPAGAYAVYNWELFFHAPVAIAVHLADNGRYDDALRWFGFVFDPHDDSAGPTPERFWKVKPFRTTDVQSIEDILVNLSSGADQELLERTWDSIRAWAKAPFRPHVIARHRPSSYMIWTVMQYVRTLIRKGDSLFAQDTSESVAEATQAYVMAANILGPRPQAAPPKGTVLPQTYATLRGRLDAMSNVLVRLENALPFDRFPAPGPTAPGTAPRRLAGLGQSLYFQVPPNRKLLELWDTVADRLFKIRNSLTVQGVFRHLPAFEPRIEPALLARAAAAGVDVAAVVAGLDQPPPLVRFTTLLARADQLCQDVRSLGGALLSAIERQDERALEALRARHETAVLERAETIRYAEHQEAIKNREGIEQSLTLAKSRYRYYQRLLGRPTEEQTVTDPDPLDPAELESGRFTATEPVIALPDVEVDLDPTAVPAGGGPAEGRKVSRYEAAEIAQIDLAEKARDDAADNERQSAEMNRYPTGSVSYTPLGVGFGVSYGGSNLGAIWSAYAAQNRTDAQNEEQGANRKSKIGGYQRREQEWQYQRNLAAGEVNQLNKQLRAAQIREFIAGREHADHHRQLEQSRAIEEFLAGEGPVGATTTAGYYARLRRDVRGLYGQYYQLAIETARKAERALRNELGDPSLTFIRPSYLAGSEGLLAGERLQYDLRRMELAHLDLNRREYELTQQVSLAQIAPLALLQLRRTGGCTFTVPEEALDVISPGLYFRRIRSVAVTIPCVTGDVPGVPCTARLLRSRIRASPLVGDGYPYDPDGDDRFTEIAGAPDAIVTSRGVDDTGTFEPPGADERLAPFALRGVIGEWSLELPADPAPVDWDTLTDVVLTFRYTARDGGEPLRRAAGAHLRGLLAAGGAAGCLRLLSVQHEFPNAWARFTASAAGDGAAGAPRAALALQLDRKHYPVFAGAGPTALVSIDVVAVPANPATTAITMSDRALDTDNPGVPRRSLTLAAAAELGGLLRGELPRPAVRADPGWPTVPPAAGELSLFFEDNAMESLFLLLRWRA; from the coding sequence ATGACCGCACCGTCCTTCCACGCCCGGGCCGACCGGCGCGAACCCGAGACGCACAGCTGGCAGGAGTGGCAGCTGTCGGTGCGGTTCGCCCCGCACTTCCACCCCTATGTTCGCCAGTTGCTGGAACGGCTGATCCAGGACTCGGTGCCCGGCGTGCAGGACGCCGACACCGGGGTGCCGGCCCTACACGCGGCTCTCTTCACCGACCAGCAGTTCCGGCCGCAGCCCCTCGTCGCCGAGCCGTACCCGGTGGCCGAGCTGGATTTTGACCCGGCCGGGGCGTACGCGGTCTACAACTGGGAGCTGTTTTTCCACGCGCCGGTCGCGATCGCTGTGCACCTCGCCGACAACGGCCGCTACGACGACGCCCTGCGCTGGTTCGGCTTCGTCTTCGACCCCCACGACGACAGCGCAGGGCCCACGCCGGAACGGTTCTGGAAGGTGAAGCCGTTCCGCACCACCGATGTGCAGTCCATCGAGGACATCCTGGTCAACCTCTCCAGCGGCGCCGATCAGGAGCTGCTGGAACGCACTTGGGACAGCATCCGGGCATGGGCGAAGGCGCCGTTCCGGCCGCATGTCATCGCGCGGCACCGGCCGTCGTCGTACATGATCTGGACGGTCATGCAGTACGTGCGGACCCTGATCCGCAAGGGCGACAGCCTGTTCGCGCAGGACACCTCGGAGTCGGTGGCGGAGGCGACCCAGGCGTACGTGATGGCCGCGAATATCCTCGGCCCGCGGCCCCAGGCGGCGCCGCCCAAGGGCACGGTCCTGCCGCAGACGTACGCCACCCTGCGCGGTCGCCTAGACGCCATGTCCAATGTTCTGGTTCGCTTAGAGAACGCACTCCCGTTCGACCGTTTCCCGGCGCCCGGCCCGACCGCACCCGGCACCGCGCCGCGCCGGCTCGCCGGGCTCGGCCAGAGCCTGTACTTCCAGGTCCCGCCGAACCGTAAGCTGCTGGAACTCTGGGACACAGTCGCCGACCGGCTTTTCAAGATCCGCAACAGTCTCACCGTGCAAGGCGTGTTCCGGCACCTGCCGGCGTTCGAGCCGCGGATCGAACCGGCGTTGCTGGCCCGGGCCGCGGCGGCCGGCGTGGATGTGGCCGCGGTCGTCGCCGGGCTGGACCAGCCGCCGCCGCTGGTCCGGTTCACCACCCTGCTGGCCCGCGCCGACCAGCTCTGCCAGGACGTCCGCAGTCTCGGCGGGGCGCTGCTCTCGGCGATCGAGCGGCAGGACGAGCGGGCCCTGGAGGCGCTGCGGGCCAGGCACGAGACCGCGGTGCTGGAACGGGCCGAGACGATCCGGTACGCCGAGCACCAGGAGGCGATCAAGAACCGGGAGGGGATCGAGCAGTCCCTCACCCTGGCAAAGTCCCGCTACCGGTATTACCAGCGCCTCCTCGGCCGGCCTACGGAGGAGCAGACCGTCACCGATCCCGACCCGCTGGACCCGGCGGAGCTGGAGAGCGGCCGGTTCACCGCGACGGAACCGGTGATCGCGTTGCCGGACGTCGAGGTGGACCTCGACCCCACGGCCGTACCGGCCGGAGGTGGCCCCGCCGAGGGCCGGAAGGTCAGCCGGTACGAGGCCGCCGAGATCGCCCAGATCGACTTGGCGGAGAAGGCCCGGGACGACGCGGCCGACAACGAGCGCCAATCGGCAGAGATGAACCGCTACCCGACGGGTAGCGTCTCGTACACACCGTTGGGTGTCGGCTTCGGCGTGTCGTACGGCGGGTCGAACCTGGGCGCGATCTGGAGTGCATACGCCGCCCAGAACCGCACGGATGCCCAGAACGAGGAGCAGGGCGCCAACCGCAAATCCAAGATCGGCGGCTACCAGCGGCGGGAGCAGGAATGGCAGTACCAGCGCAACCTCGCCGCCGGTGAGGTCAACCAGCTGAACAAGCAGCTACGGGCCGCTCAGATCCGCGAGTTCATCGCCGGGCGGGAGCACGCCGACCACCACCGGCAACTCGAACAGTCCCGCGCCATCGAGGAGTTCCTCGCCGGCGAGGGACCGGTCGGGGCCACCACGACGGCCGGCTACTACGCCCGGCTGCGCCGCGACGTCCGCGGCCTCTACGGGCAGTACTACCAGCTCGCGATCGAGACCGCCCGCAAGGCCGAGCGGGCGCTGCGCAACGAGCTCGGCGACCCGTCGCTGACCTTCATCCGGCCCAGCTACCTGGCCGGCTCGGAGGGCCTGCTCGCAGGCGAGCGGCTGCAGTACGACCTGCGCCGCATGGAACTGGCCCACCTCGACCTGAACCGCCGCGAGTACGAGCTGACCCAGCAGGTGAGCCTGGCGCAGATCGCGCCCCTGGCGCTGCTCCAGCTTCGCCGCACCGGCGGGTGCACGTTCACCGTGCCCGAGGAGGCGCTCGACGTGATCAGCCCCGGCCTGTACTTCCGCCGGATCCGCTCGGTCGCGGTCACCATCCCGTGCGTGACCGGGGACGTTCCCGGCGTCCCGTGCACCGCCCGGCTGTTGCGCAGCCGCATCCGCGCCAGCCCGCTCGTCGGCGACGGCTACCCGTACGACCCGGACGGCGACGACCGCTTTACCGAGATCGCCGGCGCCCCCGACGCGATCGTCACCAGCCGCGGCGTCGACGACACCGGCACGTTCGAGCCACCTGGCGCGGACGAGCGGCTCGCCCCGTTCGCGCTGCGCGGCGTGATCGGCGAGTGGAGCCTGGAACTGCCGGCCGATCCGGCGCCGGTCGACTGGGACACGCTCACCGACGTCGTACTGACGTTCCGGTACACCGCCAGGGACGGTGGTGAACCGCTGCGCCGTGCCGCCGGAGCTCATTTGCGTGGACTCCTCGCCGCCGGCGGGGCAGCGGGCTGCCTGCGGTTGCTCTCCGTTCAGCACGAGTTCCCGAACGCATGGGCCCGGTTCACCGCCAGCGCGGCCGGCGACGGCGCTGCCGGCGCGCCGCGCGCCGCGCTCGCCCTTCAGCTCGACCGCAAGCATTACCCCGTCTTCGCCGGCGCCGGCCCTACGGCCCTGGTCAGCATCGACGTGGTGGCCGTCCCGGCGAACCCTGCCACCACCGCGATCACCATGTCGGATCGGGCACTGGACACCGACAATCCCGGCGTACCTCGGCGGTCGCTCACCCTCGCCGCCGCCGCCGAGCTGGGCGGGCTGCTGCGCGGCGAGCTGCCTCGCCCCGCGGTGCGTGCGGATCCTGGCTGGCCGACGGTCCCGCCGGCGGCCGGAGAGCTATCCCTCTTCTTTGAGGACAACGCGATGGAGAGTCTCTTCCTGCTGCTCCGTTGGCGGGCGTAG
- a CDS encoding neuraminidase-like domain-containing protein, whose protein sequence is MEAALWLNSRGDDVRVLHEDLQALGFHLPDAEIEEAVFGVGTCSAVRGLQAQAGLEPTGTVDAASWQALARAQAVATLAVPRVEGRLRTELAGPASGAQVRLYLHLPNGRAVSIGEAQADPDGYFRIDYDVTPEPGTAIDLRAVTPDGTEVPLTTPRPTAGRYETLNLVVPAPVTPVADELDRVTTDVERAVGGFGPLARALGENARGGERAVGGFGHLARALGENARGGDDMLAAAHLATGWDARLLALGAAAERLATTTGLDRRGVYALVRQGLPTGAAELSAVPEETVRAALDRAAETGLATVDAAAFLENFAEFAQRTRWASRPAGALSSYGEFLDATGLDAGKKAAFDRAVVAHVNDPEALWAEARAAGIDDAQLADLRLQGKLALLTTQNQPLSAVLLGRLPAGENGRELRQLVAADLHRPEPWRELLNEAANGGELAAVIPPAFRDGRSVEEAADRYAADLARHVRLAFPTSVVRSEVAAGRLSLGDGLAHLTAPLTEVIGRAEDRGFSFSRTPLGPFLREHGEALTAGLDGPVAEAVTAQLQRLQRLYQITPSNGALATLARLGVRAAGELAMLDKREYVERYGKELPDPQEMELVFRRAVQVAATTYSFYGIAKDAGGLQTTVTATPEPRRSQTLESLIRRFPTVEELFGSQDFCDCPECRSVLGPAAYLVDLLHFLDRPGPGGVNPFDVLTTRRPDLQHLPLTCENTNTTLPMLDAANGIMEYLVAHDRLDAGAVQDTGPAVTEDLLAEPQYLLPAAYDRLRSATYPMTLPFDLWHETVRGFLDRVEVTPGELLDALRRTDELLPGPPPVPPEEPGYRRWQVHLARLGLAPAEVRVLTGASTVDWHTLYGYDTIAAARTSLRSAKTLARRLGVTYTELVALVRTWFVNPGLDAVATLRTIGIEVLDVLRYFGADGVTRLTGLEHDAITAKLDAATAAYDRPDFDAAAWLTDAWQAGRFDAVLLLADDDPGCGFENTTLRLAGTEPPADLAADASLDEPLLRVNLLVRLWRRLGWRLSELDLALSALLPGGAGGLAAAGLGGGLRTALIYLAHLSELTDRLGSRAPRRLDLVTLWGPMPTRGQDSPYARLFLRPRTATPDPVFDHPAGDYLTAPGTLAEHQQAVQGALGLTAGEIAAIIPPDTTPLTVETVSLLYRHALFARALDLPITGLLALREMSGIDPLHPLHAGPLPAGPGGAAADYPYAGTLAFLDLVDDLRAAGLSVAGADYLLRHRYDPEGPFAPDEDAAVRTAVQVADRLRDLDREYPLGAGDAVDDALVARVLGQVLPADVAARVVAAWQRQIEYSATETGVDPAERIDPALLEAFPEVTIQYDTDLHIQRLVYRGFPVLERTLAIQAVDPAGSLLDHLLDRIATDADRERRAGFDWLIRDEDVTPLFRPPPDVSGLPEMEAARTLQLYERDRRAWFAGHIVPRAVEALRRRLVADTVLGTVAADSALLEALLTDASLLAVPGDPRPLWQVLAGVAAGGLSAAAHDPAGAPIGPDQAPDTTTAGFDGAAEVLVEGYLQVPTTGLYRFELSLGAAGDTGEFWLGIGADPVLRRTAAGPRETTDTLVDLQAGKAYPIRLRATGSAGPAPLAGVVSVAVAAANLSAGPLRRLTLRPAAPMRRFTGAYLLYRKAVALLSRFAMTEREYRHLRRFAADFAGFDPGELPVAALDGAAPQFTAVRRLAAYTRLRAALAGGGPDLIDVFELCRGQRPAGAAPTQVYERLARITRRDTETIAVLAGHLRLAPTSSGTGRGLADERGVGRLWAALSLVNRLGITAAAAIAAADPESDAAVALGLRDAARAGYDAGAWRSLARAVNDPLRRRRRDALVAFLLHALDLDRVEQLYEYLLIDPAVEPVVQTTRMRLAISSVQLFAQRCLLNLEPQVPAVLIDGERWEWMRRFRVWGAARETFMYPLLDPELRDDQTPLFTALIGSLMEGDVTDERAAEAFAGYLNGLAAIARLEIVATCVEPDPHEPAHNTLHVIGRDHNSPRAYYYRRYVDHSWTPWQPVGAQIEGDDVAVIVYHGRPHLFWATLQVKAADATAGSNTTLRHLADQPAESLRRYDVQVQLFWTELVGGTWTAASASDLITVAQGLERWQAGLDELIPKNRYYRAYAKHERDADGRERAVTMRLGYLIKYPDSQYFYRYEQPVLRFVSRLGRPSASTAVWESSSSAVSSEFGSPDAFHGPLWLETYPFGVGGVVLAEPRQVGTVQVSEPAPIATPVVDRFVSPFFYADAPAADAQHTFFAEPQAALVEWVEYEGPFRPGVPDSSHTVESLTARAVEAAAAAPVRMLATGPAVAAPEPVDASARYALRRPGDWALGDDRPLSVGDRVVTIDGRPEAGPALVRRS, encoded by the coding sequence ATGGAAGCGGCACTCTGGCTCAACAGTCGTGGGGATGACGTGCGGGTGTTGCACGAGGACCTGCAGGCGCTCGGCTTCCACTTACCGGACGCCGAAATCGAGGAAGCCGTGTTCGGTGTCGGCACCTGTTCCGCCGTGCGGGGTCTGCAGGCCCAGGCGGGTCTGGAACCGACCGGGACCGTCGACGCCGCGAGCTGGCAGGCCCTCGCGCGGGCGCAGGCCGTCGCGACCCTCGCGGTGCCGCGGGTCGAGGGGCGGCTGCGCACCGAGTTGGCCGGGCCGGCCAGCGGCGCCCAGGTCCGCCTCTACCTCCACCTGCCGAACGGCCGGGCGGTCTCGATCGGCGAGGCGCAGGCCGACCCGGACGGCTACTTCCGGATCGACTACGACGTGACACCGGAACCCGGGACCGCGATCGACCTGCGCGCCGTCACCCCCGACGGCACCGAGGTGCCGCTCACCACGCCGCGGCCCACGGCCGGCCGGTACGAAACCCTGAACCTCGTCGTCCCGGCGCCTGTGACTCCGGTCGCGGACGAGCTGGACCGGGTCACCACCGACGTCGAGCGCGCCGTCGGCGGGTTCGGCCCCCTCGCGCGGGCTCTCGGCGAGAACGCGCGCGGCGGTGAACGCGCCGTCGGCGGGTTCGGCCACCTCGCACGGGCCCTCGGCGAGAACGCGCGCGGCGGTGACGACATGCTGGCCGCCGCGCACCTGGCGACCGGCTGGGACGCGCGCCTGCTGGCCCTGGGTGCGGCGGCGGAACGCCTGGCAACGACCACCGGCCTGGACCGGCGAGGTGTCTATGCGCTGGTCCGGCAGGGGCTGCCGACCGGGGCCGCAGAGTTGTCCGCCGTACCGGAAGAGACCGTGCGCGCCGCGCTCGACCGCGCCGCCGAGACGGGCCTGGCGACCGTCGATGCCGCGGCCTTTTTGGAGAATTTCGCCGAGTTTGCGCAGCGGACCCGATGGGCGAGCCGGCCCGCTGGCGCACTCTCCAGCTACGGTGAGTTCCTAGACGCGACCGGCCTCGACGCCGGAAAGAAGGCTGCCTTCGATCGGGCCGTGGTGGCGCACGTCAACGACCCGGAGGCGCTGTGGGCGGAGGCCCGCGCCGCCGGCATCGACGACGCCCAGCTCGCCGACCTGCGCTTGCAGGGCAAGCTTGCCCTGCTCACCACCCAGAACCAGCCGCTGTCCGCGGTGCTGCTCGGCCGCCTCCCGGCCGGCGAGAACGGCCGGGAACTGCGGCAACTCGTCGCCGCCGACCTGCACCGCCCGGAACCCTGGCGGGAGCTGCTGAACGAGGCGGCCAACGGCGGCGAACTGGCCGCCGTCATCCCGCCCGCGTTCCGCGACGGCCGGTCCGTCGAGGAGGCCGCCGACCGGTATGCAGCCGACCTGGCCCGGCATGTCCGGCTCGCCTTCCCGACCTCGGTGGTCCGTTCCGAGGTGGCCGCCGGTCGGCTGTCACTCGGTGATGGCCTGGCCCACCTGACCGCGCCGCTGACGGAGGTCATCGGCCGGGCCGAGGACCGGGGCTTCTCGTTCTCCCGCACTCCGCTCGGCCCCTTCCTGCGCGAGCACGGCGAGGCGCTGACCGCCGGGCTGGACGGGCCGGTCGCCGAGGCGGTCACCGCGCAGCTGCAGCGCCTGCAACGGCTCTACCAGATCACGCCCTCCAACGGCGCACTCGCCACGCTGGCCCGGCTCGGCGTCCGCGCGGCCGGCGAGCTGGCCATGTTGGACAAGCGCGAGTACGTCGAACGCTATGGCAAAGAGCTGCCCGACCCGCAGGAGATGGAGCTCGTGTTCCGCCGGGCGGTGCAGGTGGCCGCGACGACCTACAGCTTCTACGGCATCGCCAAGGACGCCGGCGGGCTGCAGACCACGGTCACCGCGACGCCGGAGCCGCGCCGCTCGCAGACCCTCGAATCGCTGATCCGGCGCTTCCCGACCGTCGAGGAGCTGTTCGGCTCGCAGGACTTCTGCGACTGCCCGGAGTGTCGCTCGGTGCTCGGTCCCGCGGCGTACCTGGTCGACCTGCTGCACTTCCTGGACCGGCCCGGCCCCGGCGGGGTCAACCCGTTCGACGTGCTGACCACCCGTCGGCCGGATCTGCAACACCTGCCGCTGACTTGCGAGAACACCAACACCACGCTGCCCATGTTGGATGCCGCGAATGGGATCATGGAGTACCTCGTCGCGCACGACCGGTTGGACGCCGGCGCAGTGCAGGACACCGGGCCGGCGGTCACCGAGGACCTGCTGGCCGAGCCGCAGTATCTGCTGCCCGCGGCGTACGACCGGCTGCGGTCGGCGACCTATCCGATGACGTTGCCGTTCGACCTGTGGCACGAGACGGTCCGCGGCTTCCTGGACCGGGTCGAGGTGACGCCGGGCGAGCTGCTGGACGCGCTGCGGCGTACCGACGAGCTGCTGCCGGGCCCGCCGCCCGTACCGCCGGAAGAGCCCGGATACCGGCGCTGGCAGGTGCACCTGGCCCGGCTCGGCCTCGCCCCGGCGGAAGTACGCGTGCTCACCGGCGCCTCCACCGTGGACTGGCACACCCTCTACGGCTACGACACGATCGCCGCCGCCCGTACCTCGCTGCGTTCGGCGAAGACCCTCGCTCGGCGTCTCGGCGTCACCTACACCGAATTGGTTGCCCTGGTCCGGACCTGGTTCGTCAACCCCGGCCTGGACGCCGTAGCCACCCTGCGCACGATCGGCATCGAGGTGCTCGACGTGCTGCGCTACTTCGGCGCCGACGGGGTCACCCGGCTGACAGGCCTGGAACACGACGCGATCACTGCCAAACTCGACGCCGCCACGGCCGCCTACGACCGGCCCGATTTTGACGCGGCCGCCTGGCTGACTGACGCCTGGCAGGCCGGGCGATTCGACGCCGTGCTGCTGCTCGCCGACGACGACCCCGGCTGCGGGTTCGAGAACACCACGCTGCGGCTGGCCGGCACCGAGCCGCCGGCCGACCTGGCGGCCGACGCAAGCCTGGACGAGCCGCTGCTGCGGGTCAACCTGCTGGTTCGGCTGTGGCGGCGGCTCGGTTGGCGATTGTCTGAGCTGGACCTGGCGCTGTCCGCGCTGCTGCCCGGCGGAGCCGGCGGCTTGGCGGCGGCCGGCCTGGGTGGGGGACTGCGGACCGCCCTGATCTACCTGGCCCACTTGAGCGAACTCACCGATCGGCTGGGTTCCCGGGCGCCGCGGAGGCTCGACCTGGTCACCCTCTGGGGGCCGATGCCGACCAGGGGGCAAGATTCCCCGTACGCGAGGCTCTTCCTGCGTCCGCGCACCGCCACCCCGGACCCGGTCTTTGACCACCCGGCCGGCGACTATCTGACGGCGCCCGGCACCCTCGCCGAGCACCAGCAGGCGGTGCAGGGCGCGCTGGGCCTGACCGCAGGTGAGATCGCGGCCATCATCCCGCCAGACACTACCCCGCTGACCGTCGAGACCGTCTCCCTGCTGTATCGGCACGCGCTGTTCGCTCGCGCGCTAGACCTGCCGATCACCGGCCTGCTCGCCCTGCGCGAGATGAGCGGGATCGATCCGCTGCACCCGCTGCACGCCGGGCCCCTGCCCGCCGGTCCGGGCGGCGCGGCTGCCGACTACCCGTATGCGGGCACCCTCGCCTTCCTCGACCTGGTCGACGACCTGCGTGCCGCCGGGCTGTCCGTCGCCGGGGCGGACTACCTGCTGCGCCACCGCTACGACCCGGAGGGGCCGTTTGCGCCGGACGAGGACGCGGCGGTGCGGACCGCGGTCCAGGTCGCGGACCGGCTGCGCGACCTGGACCGGGAGTACCCGCTGGGCGCCGGCGACGCCGTGGACGACGCCCTGGTCGCGCGGGTACTCGGCCAGGTGCTGCCGGCCGACGTCGCGGCCCGCGTGGTCGCCGCCTGGCAGCGGCAGATCGAGTACTCGGCCACCGAGACCGGCGTCGACCCCGCCGAGCGCATCGATCCCGCGCTGCTGGAGGCGTTCCCCGAGGTCACCATCCAGTACGACACCGACCTGCACATCCAGCGGCTGGTCTACCGCGGCTTCCCGGTCCTGGAACGGACGTTGGCGATCCAGGCGGTGGACCCGGCGGGGTCGCTGCTGGACCACCTGCTGGACCGGATCGCTACGGACGCCGACCGGGAACGGCGGGCAGGCTTCGACTGGTTGATCCGCGACGAGGACGTCACCCCGCTGTTCCGGCCGCCGCCGGACGTCTCCGGACTGCCCGAGATGGAGGCAGCCCGGACTCTGCAACTGTACGAACGGGACCGCCGCGCCTGGTTCGCCGGCCATATCGTGCCGCGTGCCGTGGAGGCGCTGCGGCGCCGGCTGGTCGCCGACACCGTACTCGGCACCGTCGCCGCCGACTCGGCACTCCTGGAAGCCCTGCTCACCGACGCCAGCCTGCTCGCCGTGCCTGGCGACCCACGACCGCTCTGGCAGGTGCTCGCCGGCGTGGCCGCCGGCGGGCTCTCCGCTGCGGCGCACGATCCGGCCGGAGCGCCGATCGGCCCGGACCAAGCGCCCGACACTACGACCGCGGGCTTCGACGGCGCCGCAGAGGTGCTCGTCGAGGGCTATCTGCAGGTGCCGACGACCGGCCTGTACCGCTTCGAGCTGTCTCTCGGGGCGGCCGGGGACACCGGCGAGTTCTGGCTTGGGATCGGGGCGGACCCGGTGCTCAGGCGCACCGCCGCCGGGCCGCGCGAGACCACGGACACCCTGGTTGATCTGCAGGCGGGGAAGGCGTACCCGATCCGCCTGCGTGCCACCGGTAGCGCCGGGCCGGCGCCGCTGGCCGGCGTGGTGTCCGTCGCCGTGGCGGCGGCGAATCTCTCCGCTGGGCCGCTGCGGCGGCTGACCCTGCGCCCGGCCGCTCCGATGCGCCGGTTCACCGGCGCCTACCTGCTGTACCGGAAGGCGGTCGCACTGTTGAGCCGGTTTGCCATGACCGAACGCGAGTACCGGCACCTGCGCCGGTTCGCCGCCGACTTCGCCGGGTTCGACCCGGGCGAGTTGCCGGTTGCCGCGCTCGATGGCGCCGCGCCGCAGTTCACCGCGGTGCGGCGGCTCGCCGCCTACACCCGGCTGCGTGCCGCGCTGGCCGGCGGCGGCCCCGACCTGATCGACGTGTTCGAGTTATGCCGTGGGCAGCGGCCGGCGGGGGCAGCGCCGACCCAGGTGTACGAGCGGCTGGCCCGGATCACCCGCCGGGACACCGAGACCATCGCTGTGCTCGCCGGGCACCTACGGCTCGCGCCGACGTCGTCCGGGACCGGCCGCGGCCTGGCGGACGAGCGCGGAGTGGGCCGGCTGTGGGCGGCGCTGAGCCTGGTGAACCGGCTTGGCATCACCGCGGCGGCGGCGATCGCCGCCGCCGACCCGGAGTCGGACGCCGCGGTCGCGCTGGGGCTGCGCGACGCGGCCCGGGCCGGCTACGACGCAGGGGCCTGGCGCTCGCTGGCCCGGGCGGTCAACGACCCGCTGCGCCGTCGGCGCCGGGACGCGCTGGTCGCCTTCCTGCTGCACGCGCTCGATCTGGACCGGGTCGAGCAACTGTATGAGTATCTGCTCATCGACCCCGCCGTGGAACCCGTGGTGCAGACCACCCGGATGCGGCTGGCCATCTCGTCGGTCCAGCTCTTCGCCCAGCGGTGCCTGCTCAATCTGGAACCGCAGGTGCCCGCGGTGCTGATCGACGGCGAGCGCTGGGAGTGGATGCGCCGGTTCCGGGTCTGGGGCGCGGCCCGGGAGACCTTCATGTACCCGTTGCTCGACCCGGAGTTGCGCGACGACCAGACGCCGCTGTTCACGGCGCTGATCGGCAGCCTGATGGAGGGCGACGTCACCGACGAGCGGGCAGCGGAGGCATTCGCCGGCTACCTCAACGGGCTCGCCGCCATCGCCCGGCTGGAGATCGTCGCGACCTGTGTCGAGCCGGACCCGCACGAACCGGCCCACAACACGCTGCACGTCATCGGCCGCGACCACAACTCGCCGCGGGCGTACTACTACCGTCGGTACGTGGACCACAGCTGGACGCCGTGGCAGCCGGTCGGCGCGCAGATCGAGGGCGACGACGTCGCCGTGATCGTCTACCACGGCCGGCCGCACCTGTTCTGGGCCACACTGCAGGTCAAGGCCGCCGACGCCACCGCCGGCTCCAACACCACCCTGCGGCACCTCGCCGATCAGCCGGCCGAGTCGCTGCGCCGCTACGACGTGCAGGTCCAGCTCTTCTGGACGGAACTGGTCGGCGGCACCTGGACGGCCGCCTCGGCCAGCGACCTGATCACCGTCGCTCAGGGGCTGGAGCGCTGGCAGGCCGGGCTCGACGAGCTCATCCCGAAGAACCGGTACTACCGGGCGTACGCCAAGCACGAACGGGACGCCGACGGACGGGAACGTGCGGTGACCATGCGCCTGGGCTACCTGATCAAGTACCCCGACAGTCAGTATTTCTACCGGTACGAGCAGCCGGTGCTGCGCTTCGTCTCCCGGCTCGGCCGGCCGTCCGCGAGCACCGCGGTGTGGGAGTCCTCATCATCGGCGGTCTCCTCCGAATTCGGCTCGCCGGACGCATTCCACGGGCCGCTCTGGCTGGAGACGTACCCCTTCGGCGTCGGCGGGGTCGTGCTCGCCGAGCCCCGCCAGGTCGGCACCGTGCAGGTCAGCGAACCCGCGCCGATCGCCACGCCGGTGGTCGACCGGTTCGTCAGCCCGTTCTTCTACGCCGACGCCCCGGCCGCCGACGCGCAGCACACGTTCTTCGCCGAGCCACAGGCCGCCCTCGTCGAATGGGTGGAGTACGAAGGACCCTTCCGTCCCGGGGTGCCCGACAGCTCGCACACCGTCGAGTCCCTGACCGCCCGCGCCGTCGAAGCGGCCGCCGCCGCGCCGGTGCGGATGCTCGCGACCGGTCCCGCCGTCGCCGCCCCCGAACCGGTCGACGCGTCCGCCCGGTACGCGCTGCGCCGACCCGGCGACTGGGCCCTCGGCGACGACCGTCCGCTGAGTGTGGGCGACCGCGTCGTCACCATCGACGGCCGGCCGGAGGCCGGCCCCGCACTCGTGAGGCGATCATGA